One region of Campylobacter concisus genomic DNA includes:
- the proC gene encoding pyrroline-5-carboxylate reductase codes for MKSVKIGFIGGGNMGGAMIEALWRAQCGEANSGRNLAEDERKFDGGSEAHGAENLAQMDKNASPRECEKKTKFEIIVCARSKNEALRQRFSVKIAASETDLAREADAVVLATKPASYEAILRLIAPELAGKILLLLAPGFDIKRARQIAGEGVYIARAMPNVAASIDASATALCFDAGFSEPKKETVREIIAKIGKIYEIDETGFAAFTGIAGSLPAYACAFIEAAADAGVRGGLPRQLCYDVVAAAAEGTARLIQSGKHPAALKDEVCSPAGTTIEGLAALEKGGFRGALMDAVAACIAKARG; via the coding sequence ATGAAAAGCGTAAAAATCGGCTTTATCGGCGGCGGAAATATGGGCGGCGCGATGATAGAGGCGCTTTGGCGAGCGCAGTGCGGTGAGGCTAACTCGGGGCGAAACTTGGCCGAGGACGAGCGAAAATTTGACGGCGGTAGCGAGGCGCACGGGGCGGAAAATTTAGCGCAAATGGATAAAAATGCGAGCCCGCGCGAATGCGAAAAAAAGACGAAATTTGAAATCATAGTCTGCGCCAGAAGCAAAAACGAGGCTTTACGGCAGAGATTTAGCGTAAAAATAGCCGCGAGCGAAACGGATCTAGCGCGCGAAGCGGACGCGGTCGTACTGGCTACTAAGCCCGCTAGTTACGAGGCTATCTTGCGCCTGATCGCACCCGAGCTTGCGGGCAAAATTTTGCTCCTTTTGGCGCCGGGTTTTGACATAAAGCGCGCTAGGCAAATCGCCGGCGAGGGCGTTTATATCGCTCGCGCGATGCCGAACGTCGCAGCCAGCATCGACGCGTCGGCCACGGCTCTTTGCTTTGACGCGGGATTTAGCGAGCCCAAGAAAGAGACCGTGCGCGAGATAATCGCTAAAATCGGTAAAATTTACGAGATAGACGAGACCGGCTTTGCCGCATTTACGGGCATCGCAGGCAGCCTGCCCGCGTATGCGTGCGCCTTTATCGAGGCTGCGGCCGATGCCGGCGTGCGGGGCGGACTGCCTAGACAGCTTTGCTACGACGTCGTTGCGGCAGCCGCGGAAGGAACGGCGCGCCTAATCCAAAGCGGCAAGCACCCGGCCGCGCTAAAAGACGAGGTGTGCTCGCCAGCGGGAACCACGATCGAGGGACTTGCCGCGCTTGAAAAAGGCGGATTTCGCGGCGCCTTGATGGATGCCGTCGCCGCTTGCATCGCCAAAGCGCGGGGTTAG
- a CDS encoding tetratricopeptide repeat protein has translation MKNLLFALFAALNLFASEPSLSPLLAADTLEKVKKCKNPDLNATKECVQAGMVAANLKQDYGAAEGLFSLACAKGDGEGCFYLGELYKNNLVKAADKSERETKISAYYKASCVLYEYLPGCLALANFMQEELGDEVQSFAINNTLCNKKYAPGCYNVGWMIERTGGDIGEMMEYYERSCKLGYVGGCERAAWLYEGNFNENRYEQVKKDAKRAKQMRKKACELGDKQSC, from the coding sequence ATGAAAAATTTATTATTTGCGCTATTTGCGGCGTTAAATTTATTTGCTAGCGAGCCCAGCCTTTCGCCATTGCTGGCCGCAGATACGCTAGAAAAGGTCAAAAAATGCAAAAACCCCGACCTAAACGCCACCAAAGAGTGCGTGCAAGCGGGCATGGTAGCGGCAAACTTAAAGCAAGACTACGGCGCGGCGGAGGGGCTATTTAGCCTAGCCTGCGCCAAAGGAGACGGTGAGGGCTGCTTTTATCTGGGCGAACTTTATAAAAATAACCTAGTAAAAGCCGCGGATAAGAGCGAGCGCGAGACCAAGATTAGCGCGTATTACAAGGCTAGCTGCGTCCTTTACGAGTATTTGCCCGGTTGCTTGGCGTTAGCTAATTTCATGCAAGAAGAGCTGGGCGACGAGGTGCAGTCGTTTGCGATAAACAATACCCTATGCAACAAAAAATACGCTCCCGGATGCTACAACGTGGGTTGGATGATAGAGCGAACGGGAGGCGATATTGGCGAGATGATGGAGTATTACGAGCGCTCGTGTAAGCTAGGCTACGTAGGCGGCTGCGAGAGGGCGGCGTGGCTGTATGAGGGAAATTTCAACGAAAACAGATACGAGCAAGTAAAAAAAGACGCTAAAAGAGCAAAGCAAATGCGAAAAAAAGCGTGCGAGCTAGGCGATAAGCAAAGCTGTTAA
- a CDS encoding molybdopterin-dependent oxidoreductase, translating to MKRRDFIKFSALAATAAQANKIEGVTKTIFDQKKTFGANRFGLFWANTNSNQIVSVDPFEGDKFPNTMNNSLPDLIQNESRVLYPYVRKSYLKAKGAAKSELRGKEEFVRVSWDTALDLAAKALKENFDKYGPESIYGECYWWGGSGKISWGRTVGHRMLKVLGGYVEESGDYSTGAGLVIMPHVLGNSAVYDAPTKWEAMVKNAKNIVFWGTDPLVTGQISWQPPTHDGYLGIKKIKEAGIKTYSVCVFKNDTTRYLGSEAIIVRPNTDVAMMLGMCHYLYENKLYDEEFIKKYTVGFNKFKDYLLGTTDKVVKDINWASKICGVKAEDIAKFATVLAKEPSTIIAGRSLQRQDHGEMGFWGIVTLSAMLGHIGKEGLGFEFNLYYGNGSTDKIAPALKGISTRISEKYENVDGAPWKKFKNVTIPSSRSIEALQNPGKEIDYDGSKIKLPHMRVAYMASGSMFTRHQDVNNAVKAWRKFDTVITAEPFWTSTAKLSDIVLPVALEVERNDINQSVPSSEYIVAYKPVVEPMGESRSDYWICSQICKRWGREEVFTEGKDELGWAKEFYADAVEQAKALDLKMPSFDEFWKEGYVKFDKDNEETKYYTRLSAFRENPHKNRLGTPSGKIEIYSPTIAKFGYKDFAPHFAWIEPFEWLGSEKAKKYPFSITTPHSRYRLHSQLNNSIIRNYAEVCAREPMLINTNDAKKKGIATGDVVRVFNDRGEILVGALVTDIIPEHVIAICEGAWYDPEVLGERSLCKHGCINVLTRDKGTSSIAQSNCGHTILADLEKYKGEIKPITAFSKPKILQSL from the coding sequence ATGAAAAGACGAGATTTTATAAAATTTTCTGCACTTGCTGCCACAGCAGCGCAGGCGAACAAGATTGAAGGTGTAACAAAAACCATTTTTGACCAAAAGAAAACTTTTGGAGCAAATAGATTTGGGCTATTTTGGGCAAATACCAACTCAAATCAAATCGTCTCTGTCGATCCATTTGAGGGCGATAAATTCCCAAATACAATGAATAACAGCTTGCCAGATCTCATCCAAAATGAAAGTCGCGTACTCTATCCATACGTAAGAAAAAGCTACCTAAAGGCAAAAGGCGCGGCAAAAAGTGAGCTTCGTGGTAAGGAAGAATTTGTGCGTGTTAGCTGGGATACGGCACTTGACCTTGCTGCAAAAGCCTTAAAAGAAAATTTTGACAAATATGGCCCTGAGAGCATCTACGGCGAATGCTATTGGTGGGGCGGTAGCGGTAAGATCAGCTGGGGTAGGACTGTTGGCCACAGGATGCTAAAAGTGCTTGGCGGATACGTCGAAGAGAGTGGCGACTATTCAACTGGAGCTGGCCTTGTCATCATGCCTCATGTCCTTGGAAATAGTGCAGTTTATGACGCTCCTACAAAATGGGAAGCTATGGTTAAAAATGCTAAAAACATTGTATTTTGGGGTACTGATCCGCTTGTAACTGGTCAAATTTCATGGCAGCCACCAACACACGATGGCTATCTTGGCATCAAAAAGATAAAAGAGGCAGGCATAAAAACTTATAGCGTTTGCGTCTTTAAAAACGACACCACAAGATACCTTGGCTCTGAAGCTATCATCGTTCGTCCAAACACTGACGTAGCAATGATGCTTGGCATGTGCCACTACCTATATGAAAACAAGCTTTATGATGAGGAATTTATAAAAAAATACACAGTTGGTTTTAATAAATTTAAAGACTATCTGCTTGGTACAACCGACAAAGTGGTAAAAGATATCAACTGGGCTAGTAAAATTTGCGGTGTAAAAGCTGAAGATATCGCTAAATTTGCAACAGTGCTTGCAAAAGAGCCAAGCACTATTATCGCTGGCAGATCTCTTCAAAGACAAGATCACGGCGAGATGGGCTTTTGGGGTATCGTAACTCTTAGTGCGATGCTTGGCCACATCGGTAAAGAGGGTCTTGGATTTGAGTTTAACCTCTACTACGGAAACGGCAGCACTGATAAGATAGCACCTGCTCTAAAAGGTATCAGCACTAGGATAAGCGAGAAATATGAAAACGTAGATGGTGCTCCATGGAAGAAATTTAAAAACGTAACCATCCCATCTTCAAGATCAATCGAAGCTTTGCAAAATCCTGGCAAAGAGATAGATTATGATGGCTCTAAGATCAAACTTCCACACATGAGAGTGGCTTACATGGCGTCTGGATCGATGTTTACAAGGCATCAGGACGTAAATAATGCCGTAAAAGCATGGCGTAAATTTGATACTGTTATCACAGCTGAGCCATTTTGGACAAGTACAGCTAAATTAAGTGATATCGTCTTACCAGTGGCACTAGAAGTCGAGAGAAATGACATCAACCAAAGTGTCCCATCAAGCGAATACATCGTGGCATACAAACCAGTAGTTGAGCCAATGGGCGAAAGTAGAAGCGACTACTGGATATGCTCACAAATTTGCAAACGCTGGGGCAGAGAAGAGGTCTTTACTGAGGGTAAAGATGAGCTTGGCTGGGCAAAAGAATTTTACGCAGATGCCGTAGAGCAAGCCAAAGCACTAGATCTTAAAATGCCAAGCTTTGATGAGTTTTGGAAAGAGGGATATGTCAAATTTGACAAAGACAATGAAGAGACAAAATACTACACAAGACTTAGTGCATTTAGAGAAAACCCACACAAAAATCGCCTTGGCACGCCATCAGGCAAGATAGAGATATACTCTCCAACTATTGCTAAATTTGGCTACAAAGACTTTGCGCCACACTTTGCTTGGATCGAGCCGTTTGAGTGGCTTGGTAGTGAAAAAGCTAAGAAATATCCATTTAGCATCACAACCCCACACTCAAGATATCGCCTCCACTCTCAGCTAAATAACTCAATAATCAGAAACTACGCTGAAGTTTGTGCTAGAGAGCCGATGTTAATAAATACAAACGACGCTAAGAAAAAAGGCATCGCAACTGGTGATGTAGTGAGAGTCTTTAATGACAGGGGTGAAATTTTAGTAGGAGCGCTTGTCACTGACATCATCCCAGAGCACGTCATCGCCATCTGCGAGGGCGCATGGTATGATCCTGAAGTGCTTGGCGAGAGGAGTCTTTGTAAGCATGGCTGCATCAATGTCCTAACACGTGACAAAGGCACATCTAGCATCGCTCAAAGCAACTGCGGACATACGATACTAGCGGATCTTGAAAAATATAAAGGCGAGATCAAACCAATAACTGCATTTTCTAAACCAAAAATTTTACAATCTTTGTAG
- a CDS encoding YolD-like family protein, translating into MASKDRAKIFSSFNPLSTLERALRQKEREKCEKLELDESKVDEILKKISELRPADEVYVSYHDGYTYASARGLISDVNFKNKTLMVVKTRIKFEDINDLKII; encoded by the coding sequence GTGGCGAGTAAAGATAGAGCAAAAATTTTTAGTTCGTTTAATCCTCTCTCAACCTTAGAGCGAGCCCTGCGACAAAAAGAGCGAGAGAAATGCGAAAAACTAGAGCTTGATGAGAGCAAGGTCGATGAAATTTTAAAAAAGATAAGCGAGCTAAGACCAGCTGATGAAGTATATGTGAGCTATCATGACGGCTATACCTATGCAAGTGCTAGAGGGCTAATCTCTGACGTAAATTTCAAAAATAAAACTCTTATGGTTGTAAAAACTAGGATCAAATTTGAAGATATAAATGACCTAAAAATAATTTAG
- a CDS encoding DNA repair protein: MKNEAQKFYAVIDLKSFYASVECVERGLDPFKADLVVADDSRGNGSVCLAVSPALRAKDVKNRCRLFEIQKAIKFIIAPPRMQFYIDYAAKIYEIYLKYVSKDDIYVYSIDEAFIDLTSYVKFYNTDAKSIAKKIMDEILKTTGVTATCGMGTNLYLAKIALDILAKHSDDGIAFLDEQLYKERLWTHQPLDDFWRIGKQTRLKLEKHGIFCMKDIANAPRSLLEKFFGVDAYITIDHANGIEPTTIADIKAYKPSTKSYFSSEILPRDYERCEAVVVLKEMADRLALRMINKEVMASGITINIKFADKLEPHQRASVRFKTPTNVSSVLMSLAEELLLNKIKNVGLIRQISISANDVVKESLAHSSLFEDDTKEKAVLKSLNLIKEKFGKNSVLRAIDLLPEATGQDRNKKIGGHKSGE, from the coding sequence ATGAAAAACGAAGCACAAAAATTTTATGCCGTCATTGATCTAAAGTCCTTTTACGCCTCAGTTGAGTGCGTAGAGCGAGGACTTGATCCGTTTAAAGCCGATCTGGTCGTGGCTGACGATAGTCGTGGCAACGGAAGTGTTTGCCTAGCCGTTAGCCCAGCTCTTAGAGCCAAAGATGTGAAAAATAGATGCAGGCTTTTTGAAATACAAAAGGCTATAAAATTTATCATTGCACCACCTAGAATGCAGTTTTACATCGACTATGCGGCTAAAATTTATGAGATATACCTAAAGTATGTCTCAAAAGATGATATCTATGTCTATTCTATCGATGAGGCCTTTATCGATCTTACTTCTTATGTTAAATTTTATAATACCGATGCAAAATCCATAGCCAAAAAGATAATGGATGAAATTTTAAAAACTACTGGCGTGACAGCCACCTGTGGCATGGGCACAAATTTATACCTCGCAAAAATCGCCCTTGATATCCTGGCTAAGCACAGTGATGATGGGATTGCATTTTTAGACGAGCAGCTTTATAAAGAACGTCTTTGGACACATCAACCGCTAGATGACTTTTGGCGTATCGGTAAGCAAACTAGGCTAAAGCTGGAAAAACATGGAATTTTTTGTATGAAAGATATAGCAAATGCTCCGCGAAGCCTACTTGAGAAATTTTTTGGAGTTGATGCCTATATAACGATAGATCACGCAAATGGCATAGAGCCAACGACAATAGCTGACATAAAAGCATATAAACCAAGCACAAAATCCTACTTTAGCTCTGAAATTTTACCAAGAGATTATGAGCGTTGCGAGGCGGTAGTCGTACTAAAAGAGATGGCTGATAGGCTAGCGCTTAGGATGATCAACAAAGAAGTAATGGCAAGTGGAATAACGATAAATATAAAATTTGCCGACAAGCTTGAGCCACACCAGCGTGCCAGCGTTCGGTTTAAGACACCAACAAATGTCTCAAGCGTGCTGATGAGTTTGGCCGAAGAGCTACTTTTAAACAAGATAAAAAATGTTGGGCTGATTAGGCAAATTAGCATCAGTGCAAATGACGTAGTAAAAGAGAGCCTAGCTCACTCTAGTCTTTTTGAGGATGATACTAAAGAAAAGGCAGTTTTAAAGTCCCTAAATCTCATAAAAGAAAAATTTGGTAAAAACTCGGTTTTAAGAGCGATCGATCTACTACCAGAAGCCACTGGGCAAGATAGAAATAAAAAGATCGGAGGGCACAAAAGTGGCGAGTAA
- a CDS encoding autotransporter outer membrane beta-barrel domain-containing protein, with amino-acid sequence MLGAFAISTFDNSDEDAKIDGRVRNYGFGIFSRLNLPRDFYIDLMAKAGRSQTKVDAKNVDYKISMPYYNASFGVGKKIKFDSFMLDSGLNYALSYVGSDEADTGQSTLKFSSVTSSRAKIYSKIAYDAGKFNPYGKISAEYKFNTKSKIAVIQEDEEISLTQKGTSSEVEVGLRYTPTYVTLINFGIAQSFGKKDQSSAKLQFAYRF; translated from the coding sequence ATGCTTGGGGCTTTTGCTATATCAACATTTGATAACAGCGATGAAGATGCCAAAATAGATGGCAGAGTTAGAAACTATGGATTTGGTATTTTTTCAAGGCTAAATTTACCACGTGATTTTTATATCGATCTCATGGCAAAAGCTGGTAGGAGCCAGACTAAGGTTGATGCGAAAAATGTTGATTATAAAATCTCAATGCCATACTACAATGCTAGCTTTGGCGTCGGCAAAAAGATAAAATTTGATAGTTTTATGCTTGATAGTGGGCTAAACTACGCACTCTCTTATGTCGGTAGCGATGAGGCAGATACCGGACAAAGCACATTAAAATTTAGCAGCGTTACATCAAGTAGAGCTAAAATTTACTCAAAAATAGCCTATGATGCTGGCAAATTTAATCCTTATGGAAAAATTAGTGCTGAGTATAAATTTAACACCAAGTCAAAAATAGCGGTGATCCAAGAAGACGAGGAGATCAGTCTAACTCAAAAAGGCACAAGCTCAGAGGTTGAGGTCGGTCTAAGATATACGCCAACTTATGTGACACTCATAAATTTTGGCATAGCACAATCTTTTGGTAAAAAAGATCAAAGCAGCGCAAAACTTCAGTTTGCTTATAGATTCTAA
- the aroC gene encoding chorismate synthase — translation MNTFGKKLTLTTFGESHGVAIGGVIDGLPAGLKIDTDFIQSELDRRRPGQSNFTTARDEADKIEIFSGVFDGISTGAPIGFAIFNNNQKSNDYENLREIFRPGHADFTYFKKYGFRDHRGGGRSSARETAVRVAGGAFAQLLLNEFNIEILSGVLGIGKVFSDKIDFNFAKNSQIYALGNEEAMKEVVNKARSEHDSVGAVVLSVARGVPAGLGEPLYDKLDSALAAALMGINGVKAVEIGAGVNVSSMMGSANNDEMDELGFLSNNAGGILGGISSGAEIVLKSHFKPTPSIFKEQKTLNLAGEAVDFELRGRHDPCIGIRGSVVATAMIRLVIADMLLLNTSTKLENLKKIYG, via the coding sequence TTGAATACATTTGGCAAAAAACTAACCTTAACAACCTTTGGCGAGAGCCACGGGGTGGCGATCGGTGGCGTGATAGACGGACTTCCAGCTGGGCTAAAGATAGATACAGATTTCATCCAAAGTGAGCTAGATAGACGCCGTCCTGGACAAAGCAACTTTACAACCGCAAGAGATGAAGCCGATAAAATAGAAATTTTTAGCGGTGTCTTTGATGGCATAAGCACTGGAGCGCCGATAGGTTTTGCTATTTTTAATAACAACCAAAAGTCAAACGACTATGAAAATTTACGTGAAATTTTCCGTCCGGGTCATGCTGATTTTACATATTTCAAAAAATATGGTTTTAGAGATCACAGAGGTGGTGGACGCTCAAGTGCAAGAGAAACGGCCGTTAGAGTAGCTGGTGGAGCTTTTGCGCAGCTGCTTTTAAATGAGTTTAATATAGAAATTTTAAGTGGAGTACTTGGTATAGGCAAAGTTTTTAGCGACAAAATAGACTTTAACTTTGCTAAAAATTCTCAAATTTATGCTCTTGGCAATGAAGAAGCGATGAAAGAAGTGGTAAATAAAGCTAGAAGCGAGCACGATAGCGTGGGAGCTGTGGTTTTAAGCGTGGCTAGAGGCGTGCCAGCTGGTCTTGGTGAGCCACTTTATGATAAGCTAGATAGCGCTTTAGCAGCGGCTTTGATGGGAATAAACGGCGTAAAAGCCGTAGAGATCGGTGCTGGCGTAAATGTAAGCTCTATGATGGGCTCAGCAAACAACGACGAGATGGACGAACTTGGCTTTTTGAGCAACAACGCTGGCGGGATACTTGGGGGCATAAGTAGCGGCGCTGAGATCGTACTAAAGAGCCATTTTAAGCCTACACCTTCGATATTCAAAGAGCAAAAGACACTAAATTTGGCTGGCGAGGCGGTAGACTTTGAGTTAAGAGGCAGGCATGATCCATGCATAGGTATACGAGGAAGCGTCGTTGCAACCGCGATGATAAGGCTAGTTATCGCCGATATGTTACTACTAAATACTAGCACAAAGCTTGAAAATTTAAAGAAAATTTACGGCTAA
- the rnc gene encoding ribonuclease III encodes MKILEEFEKSLGYKFKKTELLEEALTHKSTKQALNNERLEFLGDAVMDLLVAEYLFKKFSKIAEGDMSKLRAALVNEKSFANMARHLKMGKFLKLSTAEENNGGREKDSILSDAFEAVMGAIYLEAGLDKVREISIALLELCYPQIDFAHLEKDYKTALQEVTQASLGVIPTYELISTSGPDHKKEFEIALLLNGKEISRAVGSSKKQAQQLAAKIALEKIKK; translated from the coding sequence ATGAAAATTTTAGAAGAATTTGAAAAGAGTCTTGGGTATAAATTTAAAAAAACTGAACTTTTAGAAGAGGCGCTAACGCACAAGAGCACCAAACAGGCGTTAAATAACGAAAGGCTTGAGTTTTTAGGCGATGCGGTGATGGATCTGCTTGTGGCTGAGTATCTTTTTAAAAAATTTAGCAAGATCGCAGAGGGCGATATGAGTAAGCTAAGAGCCGCACTTGTAAATGAAAAAAGCTTTGCAAATATGGCAAGGCATCTAAAAATGGGTAAATTTTTAAAGCTAAGCACGGCTGAAGAGAACAATGGCGGTCGTGAGAAAGATAGCATTTTAAGCGATGCGTTTGAGGCAGTGATGGGCGCTATCTACCTTGAGGCTGGACTTGATAAGGTGCGAGAAATTTCGATCGCTCTGCTTGAACTTTGCTATCCACAGATCGACTTTGCACACCTAGAAAAGGACTACAAAACCGCTCTTCAAGAGGTCACTCAGGCCAGTCTTGGCGTCATACCAACATACGAGCTCATCAGCACGTCAGGTCCTGATCACAAGAAAGAATTTGAGATAGCCTTGCTACTAAATGGCAAAGAAATTTCACGCGCCGTTGGCAGCTCTAAAAAGCAAGCCCAACAGCTTGCAGCAAAAATCGCACTAGAAAAAATCAAAAAATAG
- the rnhA gene encoding ribonuclease HI, giving the protein MKIVTLFSDGSCLGNPGAGGWAYILRFNEAQKKASGGEAYTTNNQMELKAAIMGLKALKEPCEVRLFTDSSYVVNSINEWLSNWQKRNFKNIKNVELWQEYLEISKPHKVVASWVKGHAGHPENEECDQMARDEALKIKDENER; this is encoded by the coding sequence GTGAAGATAGTAACACTTTTTAGCGACGGCTCGTGTCTTGGAAACCCTGGAGCTGGCGGCTGGGCGTATATATTGAGATTTAACGAAGCGCAGAAAAAAGCAAGTGGCGGCGAGGCATATACGACAAATAATCAAATGGAGTTAAAAGCTGCGATAATGGGGTTAAAAGCGTTAAAAGAGCCTTGCGAAGTAAGACTCTTTACCGATAGCTCATACGTGGTAAATAGCATAAATGAGTGGCTTTCTAACTGGCAAAAGAGAAATTTTAAAAATATAAAAAATGTCGAGCTTTGGCAGGAGTATTTAGAAATTTCAAAGCCTCACAAAGTCGTGGCAAGCTGGGTTAAGGGGCACGCTGGACACCCTGAAAACGAGGAGTGCGACCAGATGGCAAGGGACGAGGCATTAAAAATAAAAGATGAGAATGAAAGATGA
- a CDS encoding tetratricopeptide repeat protein gives MSVDIFFIGHRDPIFSLIILFSIILMIAALSYAWGIFSSKDEKKRIEKFIRKFDSKDGISSEHKQMLQSPEIDAQSLCMLGQTFAKNGDFEKSISVYLIALGKVRDKNEKEFILNELGEVYFKAGFLKKASEVFEKVLELSPRNVLALRFLTMIDEKLKNYKEALYALNSLEELGVNIKDQKAYIKAISTLDDRNLSFNEKVEILSHLSQNFELLKRMILALFIRHNENLENLKDFARFEDVIDLLYNLKTPINLSDPKYKSLFYAKGDIDEPCEIYGFELNVIKKLKDAKFDAAGLSFNYVCKSCKNSFPMHFYRCPVCHELGSVKILSHITEKVSEDSNTF, from the coding sequence ATGAGCGTGGATATTTTTTTCATTGGGCACAGAGATCCGATATTTAGCCTTATTATTTTATTTAGCATTATTTTGATGATAGCCGCATTAAGCTATGCTTGGGGTATCTTTTCAAGCAAAGATGAGAAAAAACGCATTGAAAAATTTATAAGAAAATTTGATAGCAAAGATGGCATAAGTAGCGAACATAAACAGATGCTACAAAGCCCAGAGATAGACGCCCAAAGCCTTTGCATGCTAGGGCAAACTTTTGCCAAAAATGGTGATTTTGAAAAATCAATTAGTGTTTATCTCATCGCACTTGGCAAAGTTAGAGATAAAAATGAAAAAGAATTTATCCTAAACGAGCTTGGAGAGGTCTATTTTAAGGCTGGATTTTTAAAAAAAGCTAGCGAAGTCTTTGAAAAAGTGCTTGAACTAAGCCCAAGAAATGTGCTTGCACTTCGCTTTTTAACGATGATAGATGAAAAACTTAAAAACTACAAAGAAGCTCTTTATGCGTTAAATTCTCTTGAAGAACTTGGTGTAAATATAAAAGATCAAAAGGCCTATATAAAGGCGATCAGCACGCTTGATGATAGAAATTTAAGTTTTAATGAAAAGGTAGAAATTCTCTCCCACCTTAGCCAAAATTTTGAGCTTTTAAAACGTATGATCTTAGCACTTTTCATAAGGCACAATGAAAATTTAGAAAATTTAAAAGATTTTGCTCGTTTTGAAGATGTGATTGATCTGCTTTATAATCTAAAAACGCCTATAAATTTAAGCGATCCAAAGTACAAATCACTCTTTTATGCAAAGGGCGATATAGATGAGCCATGTGAAATTTACGGCTTTGAGCTAAATGTCATCAAAAAACTAAAAGATGCTAAATTTGACGCGGCTGGGTTAAGCTTTAACTACGTTTGCAAAAGCTGTAAAAACTCATTTCCTATGCATTTTTACCGATGTCCGGTCTGTCACGAGCTAGGAAGTGTCAAAATTTTATCCCACATCACAGAAAAAGTAAGTGAAGATAGTAACACTTTTTAG